Genomic segment of Streptomyces longhuiensis:
TGGCCGGACCGTACGGGCACCCGTTCCACCCGATGCTGGTCACCGTTCCCATCGGGGCGCGGGCTGGGCAGCCTGGTCTTCGACATCGCCTCGCATCTCGTCGGCGATCCGGGATTTCTGGTCCGGGGAGCGATGTGGCTGATCGCGCTCGGCGTGATCGGCGCTCTATCCGCGGCCGTGGTCGGCTTCCTGGACCTGTTCGCCATCCCGCCGGGTCCCCGGGCCTTCCGCATGGGCCTCGTCCACATGGCGCTGAATCTGCTGGTCACCGTCGCCTACGCCGCCAATTTCCTGTGGCGGCACGCCGCCCAGCGGCCCGACGTCGGCGAAAATGCGTCCCTCGTGGCCCCAGGTGAGGGTGAGCAGTCCGGGCCTACCAGCTGTGTGTGCGATTTGCTCGCACAGGATGAGGACCTCTCGAGACTCAAGCCTCAACCCGGGTGACCTATGCGATCACGGTCCCTAACCGAGTGGATTCCAGTTGAACCAGCCCCGCGAGGTGTCGTAGAGGTTCGTGGGTTCGTCGCACGTCTGGGATGTCGAGATCTGCAGGGCGACGGCATCCGCACGCGCCGCATGGTCGTCCGCCAGAACCACCAAGATCAGAACTAAAGTCAGCATAAGGACGGGAAGAACTCGCCCGCGGCGTACGCGTGAGATGACCAGCGACGTCACGGCCAGCACAAGGCTGACCAGCAGGAGCCACCGGTTCACGCCTGCCTCCCGGTCGAGTCGTTTGGACAGCTCGACAAGGTCGCCACAGAGTATGTACGTCTCCGGTCCGCCGAACAGCGACAGACAGCGTTCCAGTACTGCGGCCAGCACGATGAACATCCCTAGGGCCGGCAGCAAACTCGGATCTCTCTCCGACCCTGGCCCGGACCTGACCTGCCGCGCAATCCCCATGCCCCCACCCTTCGGCTGCCCGGTGGAACATCCGGCCGAGCGCAGAGATTACCGCCCCATGCGCGTCGGGGTGTGCTTTCCCAAGTCCGTGAACGTAGGTGCTCAAAGCCGTCCGGCGCTTCGCGGTTGTGGGGGCGCGTCACTCGTCGTCGGACGACGAGTGACGCGCGTGCGGATGGCGCAGGCGCACCCAGATGTCGCGCGCCTGCCGTCCGGCGGCGGTGCGGCTGCGGGCCACGAGTCTGCGGGCCTGTTCCGGCGTCTCCACCATGGGGCCGGATCCGCGCAAGGGTCGCCCCGCGGTCTCGTGCAGGAAGAACGTCGAGATGAGGCCGATCGCTCCGGCGACCATCAGGTAGTACGCGGGGACCATGTTGTTACCCGTCGCCTCGACGAGGCCTGAGGCGAACAGGGGTGTGGTGCCGCCGAAGAGCGACACGGACAGGTTGTACGCGATCGACAGGGCGCCGTAGCGAATCCGGGTGGGAAAGAGGGCCGGCAGTGTGGCGGCTGCGGTTCCCGCGAACATGACGAGCAGCATGCCGAGAATCGCGCACCCGAACGCCGGGAG
This window contains:
- a CDS encoding DUF2231 domain-containing protein, which translates into the protein MLRWPDRTGTRSTRCWSPFPSGRGLGSLVFDIASHLVGDPGFLVRGAMWLIALGVIGALSAAVVGFLDLFAIPPGPRAFRMGLVHMALNLLVTVAYAANFLWRHAAQRPDVGENASLVAPGEGEQSGPTSCVCDLLAQDEDLSRLKPQPG